From one Anoplolepis gracilipes chromosome 8, ASM4749672v1, whole genome shotgun sequence genomic stretch:
- the LOC140668387 gene encoding uncharacterized protein: MEHLSIFFFSLCCFVLAKSTPTDSSTTTEISKSNGCDARNVIEKPHADILNDAECSLVNQRSVKGTVQIREQSGLYLNKISDASTIPTVSSFSDSYTKHVQYTKRIENREDDASPSNHKDRSNVDLSLHDIPLDPSDVILARPTRQDEKSNIAYSNPSSIENTNIASDIENESIDSSQGSSDLEGDLGVAEDRYRFQYPYWYRRQFANPRYQAYNRREPYRNYLRYPVFPGK; the protein is encoded by the coding sequence ATGGAACACCTCAGCATCTTCTTCTTCAGTCTCTGCTGTTTCGTTCTGGCGAAATCAACACCCACCGACTCGTCAACGACAACTGAAATTTCGAAGAGCAATGGATGCGACGCGAGAAATGTCATTGAAAAACCTCATGCAGATATACTAAACGATGCTGAATGTTCTTTGGTGAACCAGAGATCTGTAAAAGGTACGGTCCAAATTAGAGAACAGTCTGGtctatatttgaataaaatatcagatGCATCCACAATTCCAACCGTCTCCAGCTTCTCGGACAGCTATACGAAGCATGTACAGTATACAAAACGCATTGAGAACCGAGAAGACGATGCGTCTCCGTCGAATCACAAAGACCGATCGAATGTAGATTTGTCGTTGCATGATATACCACTGGATCCTTCTGATGTAATATTGGCTCGCCCGACTCGTCAGGATGAAAAGAGTAACATAGCTTACTCTAATCCTTCATCGATCGAAAATACCAACATAGCGTCTGATATCGAGAATGAAAGCATCGATTCGTCGCAAGGGAGCTCGGACCTTGAGGGTGATCTTGGCGTAGCCGAAGATAGATATCGGTTTCAATATCCTTACTGGTATCGAAGACAGTTTGCAAATCCAAGATATCAAGCATACAATAGAAGGGAGCCTTACCGTAACTACTTGAGATATCCTGTATTTccaggaaaataa
- the LOC140668385 gene encoding uncharacterized protein, with protein sequence MKNNSLMGGIMFPIILLLFIGTLNAKPLDYEDVANLLPTEPQTTNDTLAAIVQDPVVQDAVQDAVGNGSLEGLVVKKKVFIMPATEPNKVVSQREQVLVVPMTHLEDVRKNITETTNAGTDVDGLAFTDIQSFTENDEDGYENSKNENNPFYALKHGDVYEALTEISKTMRKPMFPIDKAPQEIPYLTANPTQEITLPEHSSSAISVPIIAFLDPAKISDDRIDVPIVTTLSRDDALKNQFENGRDEIQRSVQDYIDGNSWSVNPNSWQLTSTVAKMQVSPLYEPTTIKTQYTNESPLPIAVPRIDIATPLFWTSDADTNYPKDPYDMDVAADIVFRPLFRYRQEAQRRSYRRSTYQRYNSYNSYPRRNYPYRSRYSNDYY encoded by the exons ATGAAAAACAATTCGTTG ATGGGAGGTATCATGTTTCCCATTatcttgttattatttattggaaCATTAAACGCAAAACCTTTGGATTATGAAGATGTAGCGAATTTATTGCCAACGGAACCTCAAACTACGAACGATACTTTGGCTGCCATTGTGCAGGATCCGGTGGTGCAGGATGCTGTGCAAGATGCAGTCGGCAATGGATCCTTGGAAGGCTTGGTAGTGAAAAAGAAAGTCTTTATTATGCCCGCCACTGAGCCTAATAag GTGGTGTCGCAACGCGAGCAGGTTCTTGTCGTTCCCATGACGCATTTAGAGGATGTAcggaaaaatataacagaaaCTACAAATGCGGGAACAGATGTGGATGGTTTGGCATTTACAGATATCCAATCTTTTACCGAGAATGATGAAGATGGATATGAAAACTcg aaaaatgaaaataaccCTTTCTATGCATTGAAACATGGTGATGTTTACGAAGCGTTAACCGAGATTTCTAAGACTATGCGGAAACCGATGTTTCCTATCGATAAAGCACCGCAAGAAATTCCATATCTCACGGCAAATCCGACTCAGGAAATAACGCTTCCGGAGCATTCATCGTCTGCGATATCGGTGCCGATCATAGCTTTTCTTGATCCTGCAAAGATCTCTGACGATAGAATAGACGTACCGATCGTGACAACATTATCAAGAGATGATGCCTTGAAAAACCAATTCGAAAACGGACGCGACGAAATTCAACGGAGCGTTCAAGATTACATTGATGGAAACTCATGGAGCGTAAATCCCAATAGCTGGCAACTCACTTCTACCGTTGCAAAG ATGCAAGTGTCTCCACTATACGAGCCGACTACAATAAAGACTCAATACACGAATGAAAGTCCGTTGCCAATTGCAGTGCCTCGTATTGATATTGCAACACCACTCTTTTGGACCTCAGATGCGGATACTAATTATCCTAAAGATCCATATGACATGGATGTTGCTGCAGATATCGTTTTCAGGCCGCTCTTTAGATATCGACAAGAGGCGCAGCGGAGATCTTATAGAAGATCAACTTATCAAAGATACAATTCCTACAATTCTTATCCCAGACGAAACTATCCATATAGATCTCGATATTCGAACGATTATTATTAG